The Panicum virgatum strain AP13 chromosome 3N, P.virgatum_v5, whole genome shotgun sequence genome includes the window agggtcacggccgattgaaggaacaacccaatcgaatctatcaaaaacacatcttttatcttttttatcttTACCCTACTTTTTCAACCTCtacatgctgttcttctctcgtctccatggaatttgaggacgccctagctggcctgccgagcctagggcaaccctacacgcgcttgccccgacggggtccctcccgggcgagtgttcgtaggatcgtcgccgttctgcacggcgaccggtctgaccagtccctctgaccggtctgaccgctccacgcaggaggtgctgtAAGAAGCTGCTCCTCGCGTCGCGCGACCtagcgcgatcgtgtgttggcccgtaaaaggcgtcaaaacacacacacacacagatatatatatatatatatatgccaacGATCAGCAGCAGTGAAGATATATATATGGTCATCATCATATATATAATTAAACACGTACATCTAGGAAGGCCTGTGCATGGATGTCGCACGGtcctcccggcgccgccgcagcggcctGCTGCTGAGTCGTCGTGTGCTCGATCTCGAACTTGCGAGGGCCGTGGACAGCATCAATGGCCCGGTGCGCCATGGCCGACCCGGCGCCCCACAGCAACCCGTCGGTGATGGCCGACGCCACGTGGCCCACGGCGGAGCCGACGACCCACCAGCGGCAggggccggagccggagcgcgGCCGCCGGTCTTActgggagcgggcggcggggcCTTCTTGGCACGGGCAGCGGAATACGATGATATCGGCGTCCCCCTCCTCCTGCATGCAAATTAAACCAAACCAACCAATACATACATCGGGCACGGATTATATTAATTACTATACTGATGATGATCTAGTTAGAGAGAGAGGTTAGCTCAAGATGCATGTGTTCAGTGGCGGAGGCTGGAATCACCGGCAGAGGGctacttcctcttcttctctcccttcttcttctccctcctctcctctaatttccatggagctcatgggggtaagggggcttgagccccccttgCCCCCACGCTAAATCCGCCCCTGCATGTGTTGCGTATTAGCACCACCGTACCAGAGCTGCGACCGCCGCGCCCCATGTCGTCGGGCCGGCCGGCGATGTGTTGAATTGAAGAAGATGGGAAGAAGGATGAGATGGAGATGGACGACGATTGGATTAATTATATTGCCGGCCCTTTCCTTTTATACGTAACGTACGTCTTGATCTTCTTGTTGAGCAAGAAGCAATTCAAGCCGGCTAGGCTAGGCTATCCATCCATCCAATCCATGGAATGGATCACCCCTCCCCAATCGATCGATTCATTCATCCGATTTTCCCGGCGGCGGCTCAGGATCGGAGGACGAcgtaccatgcatgcatgcaaatgcGTTCCTGGGCTAGCTGTTGGCCCAAGCAGCCCATTTTCAAATCCACTCgagctgcatgcatgcatggtcccAGAATGTGGTGGTGGGCCATCCTGATGCAgagttttttttccctttttcttttgagtAGTAAAGCCCTGAAGCAGAGACTGTCCATGCCTCTCTCCTCGTCTCGAGCGCACAACCCAACCAAAGCGAAAGGGCTGTCAAGCACTACTAATATCGGAAGATGAACCTTATCAaagcataaaaaaaattattggagGACGATCATTTGATGTATTCTAATCTTATTACTGCCGTCGAAGCTCCCACCACTAGCTATCACtatagattttatttatttcttctgGAAACGAGCCACACACTCATGACATGCTCACCAAATACTTGCATGTGCCACCTTATCAGGTTCCCCTAGTACTAGGCTATTCTCACCAAAAACTGCTCATCCTTGCATCGTCTGTACATTCCATCTCCTCACCTCCTCCCTCTTGCTTCAACAAGATGTCTATTTCGCATTGCAATCAGAGTAGGCGGCTAACCTTACTCAGCTGTTGATCAGAAGAACATGACCACCAGAATATAAGGCAAAAGAAGCATCATCTCTATGTACAATATTAATGAAACATGCTCATTAGGTCGTTGGTTCTGTGCCAAGAACCACTTTCACCTGCGTTGATTGACTGAGCAcctaaaaaaaaacagaatctTCAGTTGTCCACCAACACTCCTACACGGTTCATCATCATGTATCTACAAAACTTGTGCTTCCCAACACACTCAAGCCTCATCCATCATGTTGCtccagcagctagctagcagtAGCAGTATACTACTTACTACTCAGCTCAGAGCTCCAGGTGCTGCTCGTAGCACAACTCACTCATGCAGGGAGACAGGATCTCCTCCTCCAGCATCTTCAGGACAGCGCTCATTGATGGCCGCTGCACGGGGTCAGCATCCGTGCACATTGCGGCGATGTCCAGAATGGCTTCCACGGCTTCCACCTCCACGTCTCCGCATCTCTCGTCAATGATGTCCTCGAGCCGGTGCTCCCCAGTTAGGGTGTTCAGCTGCAAAAATGGGCAGGTAGAATTTCTGTTTAGTTGGCAAAAAATTTtgggcaaattttttttgtcaacTTTTGAAACACTAATTgggagtattaaacatagactaattataaaattaattacatggatggatgggaaatcgtgagacgaatctattaagtcgaattaatccgtcattagaggttgtttactgtagcataacATTGTTTAACTActgcataattaggttcattagattcgtctcaagATTTCACCTGGGGTTATGGAATGGGTTTTGTCAATTATTCATAGCACAACATTGTTTAACCActgcataattaggttcattagattcgtctcaagATTTCACCTGGGGTTATGGAATTGGTTTTGTCAATTattcacatttaatacttctaattagtggtcaaacgtttGAATTTACTGTAGCGcaggaaaaattttgggaactaaacagaaaGCCAGTCAGATGGCTTTTTGGTCGCGCCAACTAGAACCACAACCAGTAAACAGCAGTCCAGTACTTACCCAGCCAACAATGTTCAGTCCCTTCTTGATGAAGCATGCATCGGCTGGCCTCTTTCCAGTCACCAGCTCCAGCAAAAGCACTCCAAAGCTATACACATCTGATTTCTCAGTAGCATGCCCATTCTGCAAGTACTCTGTCACCCAAAGTCAAGGTAACCCGAATCAGTGCTGCTCAACAAGTTGGGAGATCCAACCTTTTCTATAATCTGTAACATGCAAATATAAATACAAACTTGCTTGTTTCACTGGTGGTCTTGTTACTTTAAGTTATCAGTGTACAGCTACAAGGTCCAGTTTATTTCAGTTGCATTTCTGTATTCCTATCTAGCAGTTTTTGTCATTGGAGTGCAGAatggatttttttattattattattttgcatTACAAAACTATCTAAATTGCAGTGTCTGATTAGGAAGACAAGCACCTGGTGCTAGGTATCCAAAAGTGCCCGCCACAACAGTGGTGACATGGGCACCATTGTCCACAAGAAGCCTTGCAAGGCCAAAATCAGATACACGAGGCTCCAAGCTTCTATCCAGAAGGATATTACTGGCTTTGATATCCCGATGTACAATCCCAGGCGAGCAATCATGGTGCAGATACGCCAGACCTCGAGCCGAGCCTAGGGCGATCTTCATACGTGCGTTCCAGTTCAATGGCTGGTCCTCTTGTTCATCTCCTGCCATAGGTGACACAGCACGTAAGCAATCAGGCATCAAAAAATTGCCAAGAGATGTATGATGGCGGACATTCTTACCATGAAGGTAGCAATCCAAGCTTCCCAGCTCCACAAAATCATATATGAGTAGCTTCGCTGTGGGGAGCCGGCAGTATCCTCGCAGGTTGACAAGGTTTATGTGCCTGATGCTGCCCAAAATCTCTAGTTCCTTCTCGAATGTCCTGTCACGGCTTTCGCGGCTAAGGTCAATCCTCTTCACAGCAAATGATGTACCATCATCCATCACCATTTTGTACACTGTGCCGAAACCCCCACAGCCAACCACATCCTCTTCATCAAGCAGCTCCAACATTCTAATAATCTCACTTGTTGAATATGGAAGGTTCCACTGGTATGTCACAAGCTTTGCACCTAAATTACAACAAAACAAGTAAAATTACTTTTCTTGTAGTCAGTCTGGATAAAGTGTAGAACTGGTTAGTTAGTCATCACAATCGATATCTTTCTATTCTACTATCTCTCTTAAAGAGGCAAATGTAGGAAATGGTGTCACTTTCATTACCATCAGGAACAGTTTGCTTGTCCATCTTAACATAGTTCCCACCAATGCTCTTCTTCCTGGACAGCAAGCAAATCCAAAGAAATCCAAGTACGGCGATCAAGGCAAGAGCCAAGGTTGACATTGCACCAATGACAATGCCATTCAGAAAGTGCGATGTTTTATTGTTGTTGATAGGAGAAACACCTAtttgaaacaaaaataaatgaCAACATCAGCTAGTCCGACACATGCACCAATATTGAGGGAAAAAGAGTTTGACACTGATCAAATAGAAAGGGAAGACTTGCCAGCTGAAGAGAGTGGATCGGAGTGCGGCAGCACAGCAGGAAAGCCGAGTGTTCCACGGCAAGCTCTCTGGATGGGCAAGCCACAAAGCTCCAGATTTCCAACAAAACTGCATCACGTGAACAAATGCACAACAACATTAAATACAGGCATCCAACATTATTACAGGATGCACGCATGAAACAAGGGACAAAGGGTGATGGGACCAAAGCTTACGAGCTACTTTTGAAGGTTCCGAGGACACCCACATTTGGGATCTCTCCTGAGAAGAAATTAGTGGACAGGTTCCTGGAGATGGTAAAATATTGCAGCTCTCTCAGATTTACTTTTACATGAGCATTTTGTTTTCCAACAAGGGGGCGTGATGAATACACAGAAAACTTACAGAAAGCGAAGGTGTGTGAGGCTTCCAATAGACGCCGGAATTGTACCCCTCAACAGGTTGCTTGACAGGTCCCTGCAGTTTCATTTCAGCACATTATTAGCTCAACAGAAGACTGTAAAAGCACAAGCAGTCGATGAAAGATGGTAGCTTGAGGAGCATACAAGATTGTGAGGTGCACAAGCTCGCCAATCTCTGAAGGGATACCTCCTTGCAGGTAGTTAGCTCTCAGGTAACTGAACATAATATACAGCAAGAGAAGGGTTCAGTCAGTTGACAGCCTAACAAGTTAGCTGAACAAATCGACGAAACTAAACTGCTAATTAGGAGTAGTAGCTGCTAAAATCATACTAGTTGTAGCTTACATTGCCCTAAGCTCCGTGCAGTTCTTGATCTCTGCAGGGATTGGGCCGTGCAAGCTGTTCTGGTGCAGAGCTCTGAAAAGGGAAAGGTGCGCCCATCCATCCACATCCACAGGAAGTATAAATACATGCACAAGCACAagcagaaagagaaaaggacaGTGCAGTTAGTATTGGTGCTTTtctataatatggtatgctttagtatatttttttgctgtagctttagatctatgcttttcttcatagctgtaaaaaaaatgtactaa containing:
- the LOC120667150 gene encoding LRR receptor-like serine/threonine-protein kinase FEI 1, translated to MDKIGSSSRRRNKERSRPMAGLRAAAITMLMLAALLCSAPTVALTPDGEVLLELKLAFNATAQRLTSWRPSDPNPCGWEGISCSLPDLRVQSINLPYMQLGGIISPSIGRLDKLQRLALHQNSLHGPIPAEIKNCTELRAIYLRANYLQGGIPSEIGELVHLTILDLSSNLLRGTIPASIGSLTHLRFLNLSTNFFSGEIPNVGVLGTFKSSSFVGNLELCGLPIQRACRGTLGFPAVLPHSDPLSSAGVSPINNNKTSHFLNGIVIGAMSTLALALIAVLGFLWICLLSRKKSIGGNYVKMDKQTVPDGAKLVTYQWNLPYSTSEIIRMLELLDEEDVVGCGGFGTVYKMVMDDGTSFAVKRIDLSRESRDRTFEKELEILGSIRHINLVNLRGYCRLPTAKLLIYDFVELGSLDCYLHGDEQEDQPLNWNARMKIALGSARGLAYLHHDCSPGIVHRDIKASNILLDRSLEPRVSDFGLARLLVDNGAHVTTVVAGTFGYLAPEYLQNGHATEKSDVYSFGVLLLELVTGKRPADACFIKKGLNIVGWLNTLTGEHRLEDIIDERCGDVEVEAVEAILDIAAMCTDADPVQRPSMSAVLKMLEEEILSPCMSELCYEQHLEL
- the LOC120668088 gene encoding coiled-coil-helix-coiled-coil-helix domain-containing protein 2-like; the protein is MECTDDARMSSFWRRGTPISSYSAARAKKAPPPAPSKTGGGSAVGHVASAITDGLLWGAGSAMAHRAIDAVHGPRKFEIEHTTTQQQAAAAAPGGPCDIHAQAFLDCINQNGSDISRCQFYVDILNDCRRRRGQAAAVEASG